The sequence below is a genomic window from Lodderomyces elongisporus chromosome 2, complete sequence.
atCAATTGGATCTTCTTCATACTGCATAAGCTTAGCTGAATTCGCTAATATCAAATACATCATTATGTTGTCTTTTATAGGTCACAATACACATCCGCGAAATCAAAAAGTTTGGAAAGAAGATGTGGAAACTGGAACCATCAAGATGTCCAAATTTATGTAATTAACAGAATATAAGGCGATTCCCAAAAAAGTTTCAAATAGTGTTGCtagttcttctttttcttcttcttcggagtagaatgaaaaaactattttcaaaattggaCATGCCACTGTGGTGGTTAAGGTAAATACGTTGATTCCGATCAAATtaatcaaaacaaaaaaaaaatatatagaaCAATTAATACATTTTCTGTTTACTTGAATTGAATAGTTAATAATACACAACAGACTTATCGTCAAATTAacagttttttcttttaaaaaaataaaattccAAAAGCACCTCTATCGCATTCGACTTTATGATCGGGTCAGTAAACTTTCCTCAATCAAATCTATGCTATTTTCAATCTCGTCAAATTCCATACCACAACTTAGTGAAATCAATTTACAATACTTGATCAAGAGATTTTCCTGATCGGCAGCgtattttttaataattGATTTGTCTTTGCGTTCTTCTAAAGAGCCATTTGCTGGTGAGCCCGATGTTAATAATGGTGAtattgaagttgaagttgacTGCATTGGTAATGGTACATGACTAGTTTCTGCCATAATTTTCTTCATTaattccttcttctttataatTTCCAATTGTAGCAACTTTGCAAGCTCAAATTGATCATCTGGCAATGATTCATTAATAAAGTTAGGCTCATCTCTACAATCGTTATTACCAGTGTtcttgctgctgctgctgccgctgctgctgccgctGCTGCTACTGAAGTTGTTGCCATTAGCTAAATTTGTAGCTATTATTTCCAAATCCCGCGCATAATTAAACTCACGTAAATTCTTATACTTTCGAAGTATTTGAAACAACTCCTCGCCCTTATGAAGAATCTGGAATGTCAAGTCATTGGTTAAACGATAAATCTCTTCCTGCAAAATCCGAGTTTTTTCCTGTATGAGATTGTAcccatcaacaacattttCAACTGAAGTAGACTCCTGACTAAACAGACTCTCAGTTTTGACAATCTTTTGTGGGGAACCTTCTTCCAAATCGTCAATCAAGTGTTCCAATTTGAATAATGATAAAATCTCACGTTGCGAAGAAAGCTTGATTTCATTTGCTCGCTGAAGGATCTTGTAGTAATTCAACATGAGCTCATCTTTGTCACTTAGATCTTGGTTGACAAAGTATGATAGCTGAGTCATCTTTTCAGTGATCTCGTTAGCGGCATTACCTATCAACTTAAGAGCAAGTTTGGAATTGTGAACATTCATTGAATGCGTGCGTAAAGGATTGTAATGATCATCtgcaacaacgacaacatcaacatcttcatcaatacCTTCGacatcatcaccattacCGATACCTATACCAATATCAGCTCCTTCTCTATCGTTGACATTGATTGTTGTGGCGGTCTCGCTTTTTACCGTTGCTTCTGTTTCATCTTGTTCGACGCCGTGGTCGAGTCGAAGAACAAAGTTGTGCGACGCCAAGTAATCTTCAACTGTGCATGAAACAAGATTTCTGATTTTAAAATCAATAAATTTGTGgtaatttaaaaaaatatttatgAGCTTGGTGTTCATATTGAATGCAGCAATATGAACCGCTGTGTTCCCTTGAGAATCTCCATGGTTTATTAGTGTTGTTAACTCCTTAACATCTCCTTTAACCAATTTTCCCAACAACACTTCCAAATAGTATGCTGCAACTCgttcctttttattttcaacaatATGGTGTAATACTGTTTTGCCATTGGCATCAACGTAAATCAATGAGTTATATAAGATATCCAGGATTTCTTCAAATGCACCCAATTGGTAACAGTTGTTGAATTTGACAAGGAACATTAGAGGTGTTTCTCCATAATTATTTCGAATATCAAAAGTGATTTCACTCTTAAACTTATCAATCAAAAACTTGATCATGGTGAGATTACCCAAAGAGCACGCCCAGTGGAAAATCGTATTGCTGTCGTTATCAATTGCCTGGTTGATGTGAATTTTGGCTATTGGTTCAGGTGGTGTCAAGAACTTCTCTGGGATTCTatccaatttcaatttatcGTCCTCAAGAAAATAAGATAACAAATTGGCAAAGTACTCATTGTGAACTTGATTTTCTTGCGATAAATTGATGCTCGGTTGATGGTATCGCAGCAACGGTAACTCATTGGGATATTGTTGTAGCTGGTGACCTCTTTGTAAGTTTTGTAGATTCTTCTCTTGCGTGTTTCGTGAAACACCAAATAATTCTTTACTAGTGAGGAGGTCAGCTTGAGTATCGTATTCACTAACGCCCATCCGTGTTGCCCTTGTACCAGCATCATTCATATTGCCGTTTCCATCCCCAGCTTCCATTTTTTCGTCATCAATATCTTCATCTGTACCCACTGATCTTAAATCATCCTGTCTCAAATTCATATTAGATGCCATCATTTGCACTGCATCATGTTCCGTATTCTGTCTTGATATTGCCGGCATAACACCACCGGCAAATGAATTTCTTCCA
It includes:
- the MBP1 gene encoding MluI-box binding protein encodes the protein MAENTQIYSAKYSNVPVFEFVTSEGPIMRRKSDSWINATHILKIAKLPKAKRTRILEKDVQTGIHEKVQGGYGKYQGTYVPLELGEIIARNYDVYEVLKPIFQFRYVEGETETPPPAPKHNHASALNIEKRQAMLSRRDPLLKQQRSRTTPATTSTQPKLKRSATAAAATGSKENRDEPKKRGRPKGSTLSSTPSLKHSDTVPISQGYSNGRNSFAGGVMPAISRQNTEHDAVQMMASNMNLRQDDLRSVGTDEDIDDEKMEAGDGNGNMNDAGTRATRMGVSEYDTQADLLTSKELFGVSRNTQEKNLQNLQRGHQLQQYPNELPLSRYHQPSINLSQENQVHNEYFANLLSYFLEDDKLKLDRIPEKFLTPPEPIAKIHINQAIDNDSNTIFHWACSLGNLTMIKFLIDKFKSEITFDIRNNYGETPLMFLVKFNNCYQLGAFEEISDILYNSLIYVDANGKTVLHHIVENKKERVAAYYLEVLLGKLVKGDVKELTTLINHGDSQGNTAVHIAAFNMNTKLINIFLNYHKFIDFKIRNLVSCTVEDYLASHNFVLRLDHGVEQDETEATVKSETATTINVNDREGADIGIGIGNGDDVEGIDEDVDVVVVADDHYNPLRTHSMNVHNSKLALKLIGNAANEITEKMTQLSYFVNQDLSDKDELMLNYYKILQRANEIKLSSQREILSLFKLEHLIDDLEEGSPQKIVKTESSFSQESTSVENVVDGYNLIQEKTRILQEEIYRLTNDLTFQILHKGEELFQILRKYKNLREFNYARDLEIIATNLANGNNFSSSSGSSSGSSSSKNTGNNDCRDEPNFINESLPDDQFELAKLLQLEIIKKKELMKKIMAETSHVPLPMQSTSTSISPLLTSGSPANGSLEERKDKSIIKKYAADQENLLIKYCKLISLSCGMEFDEIENSIDLIEESLSTRS